From a region of the Criblamydia sequanensis CRIB-18 genome:
- a CDS encoding Spx/MgsR family RNA polymerase-binding regulatory protein, which yields MNKEPIKIYILENCSTCKRAILFLKENNIPFAAIPIKETPPSLEELKLMLDEKNGEVRKLFNTSGNEYKDKNLKDLLPTLSNEEALELLNKSGMLVKRPFVISPKIKLLGFKESEWDQAFS from the coding sequence ATGAATAAAGAACCAATTAAAATTTATATCCTAGAAAACTGTTCCACTTGTAAACGAGCAATTCTCTTTTTAAAAGAAAACAATATTCCCTTTGCAGCCATTCCAATTAAAGAAACGCCGCCAAGCTTAGAGGAACTAAAGCTTATGTTGGATGAAAAAAACGGGGAAGTAAGAAAATTGTTTAACACTTCAGGGAATGAGTATAAGGATAAAAACTTAAAAGACCTTCTTCCAACGCTATCAAACGAAGAGGCTTTAGAGCTTCTCAATAAATCAGGGATGCTTGTAAAAAGACCCTTTGTTATTTCACCCAAGATTAAACTTCTCGGCTTTAAAGAGTCGGAATGGGATCAAGCGTTTTCTTAA